The proteins below come from a single Mangifera indica cultivar Alphonso chromosome 16, CATAS_Mindica_2.1, whole genome shotgun sequence genomic window:
- the LOC123199343 gene encoding uncharacterized protein LOC123199343 isoform X5: protein MGSEESNLKSEWKDKVFQIFKEFMTRYAKLEEMGASGSKLLTAYQQGLEFLRRPPIDKTSKLIENIVKASETQRVKSYFEAGCINVHDSLQSMSKSKGILNELESLLEDVAGAIQTANECLAPFWDKDGGSGLDLQDTTDKISTSCHRQGPEMTDFAALMGIIYGMVKQDCVMQERIITNLNLKSLSGELESYRLMWSLRPYINDEIVHQAWRLIP from the exons ATGGGAAGTGAAGAAAGCAACTTGAAATCCGAATGGAAAGACAAagtttttcagatattcaaaGAATTTATGACGAG GTATGCAAAGCTTGAGGAAATGGGTGCTTCGGGAAGCAAGTTACTTACTGCGTATCAGCAAGGACTTG AATTTCTTCGACGGCCTCCTATTGATAAAACATCTAAGCTGATTGAGAATATTGTTAAAGCTAGTGAAACCCAGAGAGTTAAATCATATTTTGAAGCTGGCTGTATCAACGTTCATGACAGTCTGCAAAGTATGAGCAAGT CCAAAGGCATACTCAATGAACTTGAAAGTCTACTGGAAGATGTAGCTGGTGCAATTCAAACTGCAAATGAATGTTTAGCTCCTTTCTGGGATAAAGATGGGGGCAGTGGATTGGATCTGCAAGACACTACGGATAAG ATAAGTACGTCATGTCATCGTCAAGGACCTGAAATGACAGACTTTGCTGCTTTGATGGGAATCATTTACGGTATGGTGAAGCAGGATTGTGTCATGCAG GAAAGAATTATTACTAATCTAAATCTCAAGTCACTGTCAGGGGAGTTAGAGAGCTACCGCCTAATGTGGTCTTTGCGCCCTTATATAAATGATGAAATCGTGCATCAAGCTTGGAGACTTATTCCTTGA
- the LOC123199343 gene encoding uncharacterized protein LOC123199343 isoform X7 — protein sequence MGSEESNLKSEWKDKVFQIFKEFMTRYAKLEEMGASGSKLLTAYQQGLASETQRVKSYFEAGCINVHDSLQSMSKSKGILNELESLLEDVAGAIQTANECLAPFWDKDGGSGLDLQDTTDKISTSCHRQGPEMTDFAALMGIIYGMVKQDCVMQERIITNLNLKSLSGELESYRLMWSLRPYINDEIVHQAWRLIP from the exons ATGGGAAGTGAAGAAAGCAACTTGAAATCCGAATGGAAAGACAAagtttttcagatattcaaaGAATTTATGACGAG GTATGCAAAGCTTGAGGAAATGGGTGCTTCGGGAAGCAAGTTACTTACTGCGTATCAGCAAGGACTTG CTAGTGAAACCCAGAGAGTTAAATCATATTTTGAAGCTGGCTGTATCAACGTTCATGACAGTCTGCAAAGTATGAGCAAGT CCAAAGGCATACTCAATGAACTTGAAAGTCTACTGGAAGATGTAGCTGGTGCAATTCAAACTGCAAATGAATGTTTAGCTCCTTTCTGGGATAAAGATGGGGGCAGTGGATTGGATCTGCAAGACACTACGGATAAG ATAAGTACGTCATGTCATCGTCAAGGACCTGAAATGACAGACTTTGCTGCTTTGATGGGAATCATTTACGGTATGGTGAAGCAGGATTGTGTCATGCAG GAAAGAATTATTACTAATCTAAATCTCAAGTCACTGTCAGGGGAGTTAGAGAGCTACCGCCTAATGTGGTCTTTGCGCCCTTATATAAATGATGAAATCGTGCATCAAGCTTGGAGACTTATTCCTTGA
- the LOC123199343 gene encoding uncharacterized protein LOC123199343 isoform X6: protein MGSEESNLKSEWKDKVFQIFKEFMTRYAKLEEMGASGSKLLTAYQQGLASETQRVKSYFEAGCINVHDSLQSMSKLRTSLLGLNDHIIRAKGILNELESLLEDVAGAIQTANECLAPFWDKDGGSGLDLQDTTDKISTSCHRQGPEMTDFAALMGIIYGMVKQDCVMQERIITNLNLKSLSGELESYRLMWSLRPYINDEIVHQAWRLIP from the exons ATGGGAAGTGAAGAAAGCAACTTGAAATCCGAATGGAAAGACAAagtttttcagatattcaaaGAATTTATGACGAG GTATGCAAAGCTTGAGGAAATGGGTGCTTCGGGAAGCAAGTTACTTACTGCGTATCAGCAAGGACTTG CTAGTGAAACCCAGAGAGTTAAATCATATTTTGAAGCTGGCTGTATCAACGTTCATGACAGTCTGCAAAGTATGAGCAAGT TGCGTACTAGCCTGCTTGGACTTAATGATCATATTATTAGag CCAAAGGCATACTCAATGAACTTGAAAGTCTACTGGAAGATGTAGCTGGTGCAATTCAAACTGCAAATGAATGTTTAGCTCCTTTCTGGGATAAAGATGGGGGCAGTGGATTGGATCTGCAAGACACTACGGATAAG ATAAGTACGTCATGTCATCGTCAAGGACCTGAAATGACAGACTTTGCTGCTTTGATGGGAATCATTTACGGTATGGTGAAGCAGGATTGTGTCATGCAG GAAAGAATTATTACTAATCTAAATCTCAAGTCACTGTCAGGGGAGTTAGAGAGCTACCGCCTAATGTGGTCTTTGCGCCCTTATATAAATGATGAAATCGTGCATCAAGCTTGGAGACTTATTCCTTGA
- the LOC123199343 gene encoding uncharacterized protein LOC123199343 isoform X4 translates to MGSEESNLKSEWKDKVFQIFKEFMTRYAKLEEMGASGSKLLTAYQQGLASETQRVKSYFEAGCINVHDSLQSMSKLCYIMLREKNKYWPEVRTSLLGLNDHIIRAKGILNELESLLEDVAGAIQTANECLAPFWDKDGGSGLDLQDTTDKISTSCHRQGPEMTDFAALMGIIYGMVKQDCVMQERIITNLNLKSLSGELESYRLMWSLRPYINDEIVHQAWRLIP, encoded by the exons ATGGGAAGTGAAGAAAGCAACTTGAAATCCGAATGGAAAGACAAagtttttcagatattcaaaGAATTTATGACGAG GTATGCAAAGCTTGAGGAAATGGGTGCTTCGGGAAGCAAGTTACTTACTGCGTATCAGCAAGGACTTG CTAGTGAAACCCAGAGAGTTAAATCATATTTTGAAGCTGGCTGTATCAACGTTCATGACAGTCTGCAAAGTATGAGCAAGT TGTGCTATATCATGTTACgagaaaaaaataagtattgGCCGG AAGTGCGTACTAGCCTGCTTGGACTTAATGATCATATTATTAGag CCAAAGGCATACTCAATGAACTTGAAAGTCTACTGGAAGATGTAGCTGGTGCAATTCAAACTGCAAATGAATGTTTAGCTCCTTTCTGGGATAAAGATGGGGGCAGTGGATTGGATCTGCAAGACACTACGGATAAG ATAAGTACGTCATGTCATCGTCAAGGACCTGAAATGACAGACTTTGCTGCTTTGATGGGAATCATTTACGGTATGGTGAAGCAGGATTGTGTCATGCAG GAAAGAATTATTACTAATCTAAATCTCAAGTCACTGTCAGGGGAGTTAGAGAGCTACCGCCTAATGTGGTCTTTGCGCCCTTATATAAATGATGAAATCGTGCATCAAGCTTGGAGACTTATTCCTTGA
- the LOC123199343 gene encoding uncharacterized protein LOC123199343 isoform X2, which translates to MGSEESNLKSEWKDKVFQIFKEFMTRYAKLEEMGASGSKLLTAYQQGLEFLRRPPIDKTSKLIENIVKASETQRVKSYFEAGCINVHDSLQSMSKLCYIMLREKNKYWPVRTSLLGLNDHIIRAKGILNELESLLEDVAGAIQTANECLAPFWDKDGGSGLDLQDTTDKISTSCHRQGPEMTDFAALMGIIYGMVKQDCVMQERIITNLNLKSLSGELESYRLMWSLRPYINDEIVHQAWRLIP; encoded by the exons ATGGGAAGTGAAGAAAGCAACTTGAAATCCGAATGGAAAGACAAagtttttcagatattcaaaGAATTTATGACGAG GTATGCAAAGCTTGAGGAAATGGGTGCTTCGGGAAGCAAGTTACTTACTGCGTATCAGCAAGGACTTG AATTTCTTCGACGGCCTCCTATTGATAAAACATCTAAGCTGATTGAGAATATTGTTAAAGCTAGTGAAACCCAGAGAGTTAAATCATATTTTGAAGCTGGCTGTATCAACGTTCATGACAGTCTGCAAAGTATGAGCAAGT TGTGCTATATCATGTTACgagaaaaaaataagtattgGCCGG TGCGTACTAGCCTGCTTGGACTTAATGATCATATTATTAGag CCAAAGGCATACTCAATGAACTTGAAAGTCTACTGGAAGATGTAGCTGGTGCAATTCAAACTGCAAATGAATGTTTAGCTCCTTTCTGGGATAAAGATGGGGGCAGTGGATTGGATCTGCAAGACACTACGGATAAG ATAAGTACGTCATGTCATCGTCAAGGACCTGAAATGACAGACTTTGCTGCTTTGATGGGAATCATTTACGGTATGGTGAAGCAGGATTGTGTCATGCAG GAAAGAATTATTACTAATCTAAATCTCAAGTCACTGTCAGGGGAGTTAGAGAGCTACCGCCTAATGTGGTCTTTGCGCCCTTATATAAATGATGAAATCGTGCATCAAGCTTGGAGACTTATTCCTTGA
- the LOC123199343 gene encoding uncharacterized protein LOC123199343 isoform X1: MGSEESNLKSEWKDKVFQIFKEFMTRYAKLEEMGASGSKLLTAYQQGLEFLRRPPIDKTSKLIENIVKASETQRVKSYFEAGCINVHDSLQSMSKLCYIMLREKNKYWPEVRTSLLGLNDHIIRAKGILNELESLLEDVAGAIQTANECLAPFWDKDGGSGLDLQDTTDKISTSCHRQGPEMTDFAALMGIIYGMVKQDCVMQERIITNLNLKSLSGELESYRLMWSLRPYINDEIVHQAWRLIP, encoded by the exons ATGGGAAGTGAAGAAAGCAACTTGAAATCCGAATGGAAAGACAAagtttttcagatattcaaaGAATTTATGACGAG GTATGCAAAGCTTGAGGAAATGGGTGCTTCGGGAAGCAAGTTACTTACTGCGTATCAGCAAGGACTTG AATTTCTTCGACGGCCTCCTATTGATAAAACATCTAAGCTGATTGAGAATATTGTTAAAGCTAGTGAAACCCAGAGAGTTAAATCATATTTTGAAGCTGGCTGTATCAACGTTCATGACAGTCTGCAAAGTATGAGCAAGT TGTGCTATATCATGTTACgagaaaaaaataagtattgGCCGG AAGTGCGTACTAGCCTGCTTGGACTTAATGATCATATTATTAGag CCAAAGGCATACTCAATGAACTTGAAAGTCTACTGGAAGATGTAGCTGGTGCAATTCAAACTGCAAATGAATGTTTAGCTCCTTTCTGGGATAAAGATGGGGGCAGTGGATTGGATCTGCAAGACACTACGGATAAG ATAAGTACGTCATGTCATCGTCAAGGACCTGAAATGACAGACTTTGCTGCTTTGATGGGAATCATTTACGGTATGGTGAAGCAGGATTGTGTCATGCAG GAAAGAATTATTACTAATCTAAATCTCAAGTCACTGTCAGGGGAGTTAGAGAGCTACCGCCTAATGTGGTCTTTGCGCCCTTATATAAATGATGAAATCGTGCATCAAGCTTGGAGACTTATTCCTTGA
- the LOC123199343 gene encoding uncharacterized protein LOC123199343 isoform X3 produces MGSEESNLKSEWKDKVFQIFKEFMTRYAKLEEMGASGSKLLTAYQQGLEFLRRPPIDKTSKLIENIVKASETQRVKSYFEAGCINVHDSLQSMSKLRTSLLGLNDHIIRAKGILNELESLLEDVAGAIQTANECLAPFWDKDGGSGLDLQDTTDKISTSCHRQGPEMTDFAALMGIIYGMVKQDCVMQERIITNLNLKSLSGELESYRLMWSLRPYINDEIVHQAWRLIP; encoded by the exons ATGGGAAGTGAAGAAAGCAACTTGAAATCCGAATGGAAAGACAAagtttttcagatattcaaaGAATTTATGACGAG GTATGCAAAGCTTGAGGAAATGGGTGCTTCGGGAAGCAAGTTACTTACTGCGTATCAGCAAGGACTTG AATTTCTTCGACGGCCTCCTATTGATAAAACATCTAAGCTGATTGAGAATATTGTTAAAGCTAGTGAAACCCAGAGAGTTAAATCATATTTTGAAGCTGGCTGTATCAACGTTCATGACAGTCTGCAAAGTATGAGCAAGT TGCGTACTAGCCTGCTTGGACTTAATGATCATATTATTAGag CCAAAGGCATACTCAATGAACTTGAAAGTCTACTGGAAGATGTAGCTGGTGCAATTCAAACTGCAAATGAATGTTTAGCTCCTTTCTGGGATAAAGATGGGGGCAGTGGATTGGATCTGCAAGACACTACGGATAAG ATAAGTACGTCATGTCATCGTCAAGGACCTGAAATGACAGACTTTGCTGCTTTGATGGGAATCATTTACGGTATGGTGAAGCAGGATTGTGTCATGCAG GAAAGAATTATTACTAATCTAAATCTCAAGTCACTGTCAGGGGAGTTAGAGAGCTACCGCCTAATGTGGTCTTTGCGCCCTTATATAAATGATGAAATCGTGCATCAAGCTTGGAGACTTATTCCTTGA